A single Amphiura filiformis chromosome 8, Afil_fr2py, whole genome shotgun sequence DNA region contains:
- the LOC140158431 gene encoding uncharacterized protein, whose protein sequence is MQMHTKEPNPGLNQCEYCRKYFAYNRTLKAHISTHTNVKTHQCEYCQKCFPRSDHLKKHMRIHTKLRPHQCEYCKKCFGTIRYIKKHIRIHTNEKPYQCDCCGKCFAMNSVLKNHIKTHTKEKPYQCEYCQVCFARSDDLKTHIRVHTKEKSYQCEFCQKYFARNYSLKNHIRTHTKEKPYQCEECGKCFAWPRCLKVHISYTHSTEKPYQCEHCEEHFMKKSHLNRHMKNHTKEKPYQCAYCQRCFARRGYLNDHIRTHTKEKPYQCEHCQKCFAKTGDLKIHIRIHTNEKPFQCEQCGKSFIRCSHLKRHFRVHTQEKPFQCEYCQKYFSDPSYFKKHVRNHTEEKNDYDYFYRSILLQVQRFKPMKFSGVLEISSTGLTVHDLTLNICLQSEDSGRVQCTENDNKNTFCNVLTSKLISITTPGVHVEFWHISILTCAERI, encoded by the coding sequence ATGCAAATGCACACTAAAGAACCAAATCCGGGACTaaatcagtgtgaatattgccgGAAATATTTTGCATACAATCGCACGCTCAAAGCACATATCAGCACTCACACCAATGTGAAAACCCACCAgtgcgagtactgtcagaaatgttttccaCGAAGCGATCATCTCAAAAAACACATGCGAATTCACACCAAATTGAGACCCcaccagtgtgagtattgtaagAAATGCTTCGGCACAATTAGGTATATCAAAAAGCACATAAGAATTCACACAaatgagaaaccctatcagtgtgattGTTGTGGGAAATGTTTTGCAATGAATAGTGTTCTGAAAAATCATAttaaaactcacaccaaagagaaaccttatcagtgtgaatactgtcaggTTTGCTTTGCACGAAGTGATGATCTCAAAACACACATAAgagttcacaccaaagagaaatcctatcagtgtgagttttgtcaaaaatattttgcaaggaattattcTCTGAAAAATCatattagaactcacaccaaagagaaaccatatcagtgtgaggaATGTGGGAAATGTTTTGCTTGGCCTAGATGTCTGAAAGTTCATATTAGTTATACTCACAGCACagaaaaaccatatcagtgtgagcatTGCGAGGAACACTTTATGAAGAAGAGTCATCTGAATAGACATATGAAAaaccacaccaaagagaaaccctatcagtgtgcgTACTGTCAGAGATGTTTTGCACGTAGAGGTTATCTCAACgatcacatcagaactcataccaaagagaaaccctatcagtgtgagcattgtcagaaatgttttgcaaaaactgGGGATCTTAAAatacacatcagaattcacactaacgagaaaccctttcagtgcgaGCAATGTGGGAAATCCTTCATAAGATGCAGCCATCTGAAAAGGCATTTTAGAGTTCACACACaagagaaaccttttcagtgtgagtattgtcagaaatatttttcagatccaagttattttaaaaaacatgtaaGAAATCACACTGAGGAAAAAaatgattatgattatttttaCAGGTCAATTTTACTGCAGGTCCAAAGATTTAAACCAATGAAATTTAGTGGAGTCTTGGAGATCAGCTCAACTGGTTTGACTGTCCATGATTTGACACTGAATATTTGCCTTCAATCAGAAGATTCGGGAAGAGTACAATGTACagaaaatgataataaaaatacattttgtaatGTGCTCACCTCTAAATTAATTTCCATAACCACTCCAGGGGTACATGTAGAATTTTGGCACATCAGCATATTGACATGCGCAGAACGCATATAG